The DNA region ATGGAAGAAATGACCGAAGGCCGATTGATAGTTTACTGATAATGGGCTCGATTAAAAACGTTCCCTTTTTCGCTTTTATCCGCTATCTAACATGAACGGTATCTTCCTATGCCGGAGCTTCCTTACGGTGTGAACACATTTCCGTTCTTGCGCCGTCATTCCCGCGCAGGCGGTCCCGTACGTACGGGATTAATGCAAGGCAGCCAATTTTTGCACATTAGGATCCCTCCCGAAGATTCGGGAAGGATGAGCTGCTATTGGGGCAAGCCCCCCTCAATGCTTAAAGTTCTTTCCTTTTGGTAATAAAGGCTCTCTATCCTAAAAATTTCATCACATAATTAACGGTAGTATCGCCGCCATAAATGTTACATCCACCTGCAAGATAAAGAAAAGCAGGTTTTTCGTTGATCATTAGCAATTGCGGGCGCTCAAATTTCATTAAATCCTTCGAGCCGTAATGCCACACCGGATTTTTAATTTCACCTGGAGGTAAGTATTCGTTAATAAGTTTAAACCCCGGTTCAAGCTCACTAAAGTTTACACCATCGTCCGATTTCCACAAAATACCACCACCTTTCTTCAAAATACCGTGATTATCCGTCGTAAGCATGCATATTTTATCCTTATATAAAAAAGCATAGCCATCTTCAATCGTTTTATTGTTTCTGGTAACCGGAAAGGGCAGCTGAACGTAGGGCCCAGTTAGGCTTTCGGCCACCGCCAGGCCCATCATATATCCATTCGATTTAAAATACAGTAAAAAACCTCCGTTGTAAGGCAACAGCGCCGGATTATTTACCCCGTTTCGGGCATTATAATTCCAGTAATTTTTATTTGTGGGTGGATTTAGAATTTTACCATCGACATTTACTTTTTTCCACGGCCCGTTTAAATTTTTGGCAATGGCCATTCCGATACACTGATTGGCGGGGTGGGGCGGTTGGGCGTAATCTGAATTACCGATATAAAGCAGCACATATTCGTCGCCAACTTTATGGATGTTTGGATTATGCGCCCCGTACTTATCCCAGGTGTTTTTTCCGGTTCCTTTGAGCACAACATCCGAAAATTGAAAAGGTCCTTCGGGGTTATTGCTGATGTAATGTGCAATTTCGGAGTGCGAGCGCCAGCCGGGGTCTACTTTGTGTCGTTTTCGCCAGCGTGCGGCAAACAAATGTACTTTTCCAAGCTCATCTATTATCGGCGATGCTCCCCACACGTGGTAATCAGCCTCTTGAATGGATGGCCCAATAAACTGCCATTGATCGGCAAAATTTTTAGTTTCCTTTTTATTCGATTGAGCCAATAAACTCAGCGGGTTCATGAACGGAAGAACCGAACCGGCAAGCATATTTTTCACGAAACAACGTCGATTCTTCATATTGTAGTCTCAAGTAAAATGATGGAGATCAGATGCTTAATATACCGCAAGTTTTTCAATCATTCGTTTTCTTCCCACGCTTTAATCACTAAACCTTGAATTTTTACAGGCAATTGCTTTTGGTAAACGGGCAATAAATTTATACCCGATAGATCATCCGGTAAAAATTGTTTTCCACTTACGGCATCTAACACATAAAGATTGTCATGAAACACAACACCCAACTGTGCTTCTTGCCAATCCACCAGAGCCGGGGTTGGTAAAGAAATCTGACGGTGGCAGGCGGCAACTGATGTTAATAATGAGCGGCTTGCTTAAGGTTGTTTGGCAAGTTTTTCAATCGTCAATCCTTGAATAATAATGCTAAATAAAACGCAGAAATAGGTAGCTACCA from Pedobacter endophyticus includes:
- a CDS encoding glycoside hydrolase family protein codes for the protein MKNRRCFVKNMLAGSVLPFMNPLSLLAQSNKKETKNFADQWQFIGPSIQEADYHVWGASPIIDELGKVHLFAARWRKRHKVDPGWRSHSEIAHYISNNPEGPFQFSDVVLKGTGKNTWDKYGAHNPNIHKVGDEYVLLYIGNSDYAQPPHPANQCIGMAIAKNLNGPWKKVNVDGKILNPPTNKNYWNYNARNGVNNPALLPYNGGFLLYFKSNGYMMGLAVAESLTGPYVQLPFPVTRNNKTIEDGYAFLYKDKICMLTTDNHGILKKGGGILWKSDDGVNFSELEPGFKLINEYLPPGEIKNPVWHYGSKDLMKFERPQLLMINEKPAFLYLAGGCNIYGGDTTVNYVMKFLG
- a CDS encoding pepsin/retropepsin-like aspartic protease family protein; protein product: MDWQEAQLGVVFHDNLYVLDAVSGKQFLPDDLSGINLLPVYQKQLPVKIQGLVIKAWEENE